The following are from one region of the Streptosporangiales bacterium genome:
- a CDS encoding dihydrolipoamide succinyltransferase: protein MSVSVTMPQLGESVTEGTVTRWLKQEGDQVQADEPLLEVSTDKVDTEIPA from the coding sequence CACAATGCCGCAGCTCGGCGAGAGCGTGACCGAGGGTACGGTCACCCGCTGGCTGAAGCAGGAAGGCGACCAGGTCCAGGCGGACGAGCCCCTGCTCGAGGTCTCCACGGACAAGGTCGACACCGAGATCCCAGCCC